CTGCTCTACCTGCCCGAACGGCTGCTCTTCGAGGCTATGGCGGCAGCCTACTTTGTGCTGAAGGGGCGCGGACCGGAGGTGTTGCGGGCCAAGTGGGCGGCGCTGAGAAGTCTCCCGACAGTGTGGAAGAAGCGCCGCAAGATCCAGTCGGCTCGCACCTTGCCTGTAGGCGAATTGCGCCGACAACTGACCCGCAACTGGCTCAAGGGACGCCTCAAGCCCGGCAGGTGAACCCGTGAAGCGACTGGCCGTCATCATCGTCAACCACAATTCCACCGACTACCTGCGCCGCTGCCTGGATTCCCTGCGCCGCCAAGGGGGCGAGCCTTCGTTTCAGACCGTCGTGGTCGACAACGCCTCCCGCGACCAGGACTTCAGCCAACTGCGGAAAGAACACCCCCGGGTGCGGTTTCTTCTCAATGCCGACAACCGCGGATTCTCGGCCGCCTGCAACCAGGGGGTCGAGGTTTGCCAATCGCGCTTTTGCCTCTTCCTCAATCCCGACTGCGAGGTGGAGCAGGACGCCCTGCGCCATCTCTGCGACTTCCTGCAATCCCATCCCGAGGCTGGAATCGTGGGGGGGCGGGTGCTCAATCCCGATGGAACCCTGCAACTGGCCTGCCGCCGCTCCATCCCGCGTCCGCGGGTGGCCCTCTTCCGTGTTCTGGGGCTCAGCCGCCTCTTTCCCAAGAGCCGCCTCTTCGGGGCCTACAACCTGACCTACCTGGACGAGAAGCAACCGGCCCGGGTGGAAGCCGTCTCGGGATCGTTCCTGGCCTTCCGCCGCCGCCTCTACCGTGAGGCCGGGCCCATGGACGAGGATTTCTTCCTCTACGGCGAGGACCTCGATTTCTGCTACCGGGCCGCCCAGGCGGGCTGGCAGGTCCACTACATTCCTCAGGCCGTGGCCATTCATCACAAGCAGAAAAGCGCCTCCCGCAACCCCGACCTCAGCCTTTATCACTTCTACCGCTCAATGCGGCTTTTTCACGACAAGCACTTCGCCTCTTCGTCTTCCTGGCTCACCAACCTTCTGATTCGAGGGGGCGTGGGGTTGCTCTACCGGTTGCAGCGCCTGCGGGTCCGCCTGCTGGGCCGCCACGGCGGGGGCTCCAAGTATTGACCCTACTTCGCACCTCGCAAATCGGGCCTCGAACTTCCGATGAGTTCCCGGTAGACCTGCAGCGTCTGGCGGGCGGTATTGTCCCAGGTGAAGCGGGCCGCGTTGCGGCGGCCCCTCTCCATCCATTTCGAAGGCTCGTCCAGCACCTGTCCCAGAGCCTGGGCCAAGTCGCGGGGAACGGGATCGACGAGGAGAGCGCCCTCCCCCGCCACCTCGGGAAGACAGGAGCGGTTGGAGGCCACCACCGGCAGTCCGCAGGCCATGGCCTCGACCATGGGAAAGCCGAATCCCTCGTAGCTGGAAGGGTAGCCCATAGCCGAGGCGGCATTGTAGACACCCACCAGGTCTTGCAGGGAAAGATCGCTCAGATGGCGCGAGTGGCCCACCAGACCCTCTCCTCCGCGCAGGACCTTGCCCACCAGCACCAAGGGCAGTTGCAGGCTGCGGCAAGCCTCGGCCAGGGCGTCAAGATTGCGCCGGGGATGAATGTCTCCCACGTGGAGCACGAAACGCCGGGGCAGATCGAGCCGCTTGCGCACCTGCTCGCCCAGGCGGGGGCGAGGGCGGAAATCGGGCGAAACGCCCAGGTAGACGCGCCGGATGCGCTCTTTCAAGGCGGGAAAGAGCCTCACCAACTCGCCGGCCGTGAAGTCAGAGGGCACCAGGATGCGATGGGCGCGGAAGAGGGAGGCCCGATAATAGCGGCGCCGCAGCGGATCGTTGGCGTAGGGATACCACTCGTCGCGAACCAGGTAGGAAATGTCGGCCACCATCAACACGACTTTGCAGAAATTGAGCAGGGGAAGCGTGTAGGTGGGAGCATGGTAGATATGCCATTTGCGCCTCCATTGGGCCCACAGAGGACGGCTGTGGTTCCACAGCAGGTTGTTGGAGGGGCGCGGATCCTCGAGAGGCTCTAGCCAAGGGATGCGGGCCATCAGGTTGCGCACGTAAGTGGCGATTCCGGCGGGACCGATGCGCAGCGA
The genomic region above belongs to Acidobacteriota bacterium and contains:
- a CDS encoding glycosyltransferase family 1 protein; protein product: MSRRPPDLEGVRVGIDARSLRIGPAGIATYVRNLMARIPWLEPLEDPRPSNNLLWNHSRPLWAQWRRKWHIYHAPTYTLPLLNFCKVVLMVADISYLVRDEWYPYANDPLRRRYYRASLFRAHRILVPSDFTAGELVRLFPALKERIRRVYLGVSPDFRPRPRLGEQVRKRLDLPRRFVLHVGDIHPRRNLDALAEACRSLQLPLVLVGKVLRGGEGLVGHSRHLSDLSLQDLVGVYNAASAMGYPSSYEGFGFPMVEAMACGLPVVASNRSCLPEVAGEGALLVDPVPRDLAQALGQVLDEPSKWMERGRRNAARFTWDNTARQTLQVYRELIGSSRPDLRGAK
- a CDS encoding glycosyltransferase family 2 protein, with translation MKRLAVIIVNHNSTDYLRRCLDSLRRQGGEPSFQTVVVDNASRDQDFSQLRKEHPRVRFLLNADNRGFSAACNQGVEVCQSRFCLFLNPDCEVEQDALRHLCDFLQSHPEAGIVGGRVLNPDGTLQLACRRSIPRPRVALFRVLGLSRLFPKSRLFGAYNLTYLDEKQPARVEAVSGSFLAFRRRLYREAGPMDEDFFLYGEDLDFCYRAAQAGWQVHYIPQAVAIHHKQKSASRNPDLSLYHFYRSMRLFHDKHFASSSSWLTNLLIRGGVGLLYRLQRLRVRLLGRHGGGSKY